AGTTGGCAGGCAGTGTAAAATTGCTTTGCCAAGCGTTAATTCACGATATTGGATCTGTTTATTTTCACTTTAGAAATGTAGTTCCACATCTACCTCCCATTTATTTTATTGCGTGTTTTTCACAGCTAGCTACTCATTTGCATCAGGTGACACAAATACTTGCTCCAGCGGATTTGGAAGAATTACTGAACTATATCGGTGAATGGAATGAAATAGCCCCTCATACTTTTTTAAGTCAGTTGACAAGAGTAACGGAAATCAAATATCAACATACAGATTGTGCATCGCCTTTATCAGAAATTCAATTGATGCTCAGTTGTTTAGAAAAGGTATTCTTCAAGTTGAATGAATTGGATTATATCGGGCAACGCAAAGAGAACATCATTGTAAATGAGCTAGAGGTAACGCCGATTCCTAAAACTAATCGCGGTTGGAGTGTGTTAGATTAAAAACAAATACGGTGAGATGCGGTTATTCAATCAATTGATAAAAGCAGTAAAGACTATTGCGGGATTTGTAGATGCTGTAACTGAACAGAAGGTAGAGGTTCAACAAGAACAATTCCACAAAAAAGGGAAACGAAGTAATGATGAAGCTAGTCTTACTAGCGCTCAACAACGTATTCTAGATAAGAAAAGAATTAGTATTAATTTATATAAAAACGAGACAATGACGATGTTTAATTATGGTGTCGGTGGCAACGAAATCAAAGTGGATGCTAATGAAGCTATCCAGGAAATTCAAGGAAATAAAAGTCTATTGGTAGCCAAACTGACAACGGAGGATGCTATATCTCCAGAAATAGTAACGGGATTGAAAACAGTAGAAGAGGTGTTTAATTATTATTCACCTCGGATCGAAATGGAACACAATACTCCCGAGGGAGAAACGGTAAAAGAAGAATTTCGATTCAAAAATCTAGGAGACTTTACGCCTAAAAAAATGATTGAAAATTCCCCTTTTTTAAAAGGACTAAAAGTGGATGAAGAGCAGTATAACAAGC
The window above is part of the Myroides odoratus DSM 2801 genome. Proteins encoded here:
- a CDS encoding type VI secretion system contractile sheath small subunit, whose product is MRLFNQLIKAVKTIAGFVDAVTEQKVEVQQEQFHKKGKRSNDEASLTSAQQRILDKKRISINLYKNETMTMFNYGVGGNEIKVDANEAIQEIQGNKSLLVAKLTTEDAISPEIVTGLKTVEEVFNYYSPRIEMEHNTPEGETVKEEFRFKNLGDFTPKKMIENSPFLKGLKVDEEQYNKLVKQLRVNKVLRKLVEDKVAKKELAATLRTIAKELEQ